A region of Vitis riparia cultivar Riparia Gloire de Montpellier isolate 1030 chromosome 12, EGFV_Vit.rip_1.0, whole genome shotgun sequence DNA encodes the following proteins:
- the LOC117926708 gene encoding uncharacterized protein LOC117926708: MPPPSSSTAAGPPPKRPMAADPSAQSLSQLSKRTRELPNLSHCQACNFRITNNGKDRLHILDSFWRIVILCSKCFDQMNSADLCSYCLSQLGECPGFGCSDCKRRVHKDCVAKYKGSAPWSYCPCLESVCLDCWLPSSMPNPGSRSTSGGNGNFQEKIGSGRVLGVSRNRILDKVSRTESLEDVVKDVNCEVEKKFVVAARAKEKALRKVVLAKSAVELATGTLDSVVRKDENTRKAGSEGPFMDDAELAFRLHRAMNSSPRISKNFCSVNSVSSAVPKAVKCDIDSLGSLGREGSVCGNIDPNITVSETSVHCRTSVKLNVLIEESKECRGNNITRMGAIEIGLNGGVDAKPDPEDYKLELPLKEGEGSCSNRLVNSGADNSSMDWESQSCQKQDLLRLGLHASDYGTQCGSNCGRDAMLQDKGCSKKPDRYVRKYSKRHASLKAVLNSVTKVHCEGYLESQASAPGLPLNCSKASETFSDASFQSCAVPVQASASASASARGSS; the protein is encoded by the coding sequence ATGCCACCGCCTTCTTCTTCCACAGCCGCCGGGCCTCCGCCTAAGCGCCCTATGGCAGCCGACCCCTCCGCCCAATCTCTGTCCCAATTGTCCAAAAGAACCCGAGAACTTCCCAATCTCTCCCATTGCCAGGCCTGCAATTTCCGCATCACCAACAACGGCAAAGATCGACTGCACATCCTTGATAGCTTCTGGCGCATCGTTATTCTCTGCTCCAAGTGCTTTGATCAGATGAATTCCGCCGATCTCTGCTCCTATTGTCTCTCTCAATTGGGCGAGTGCCCTGGTTTTGGTTGCAGTGATTGTAAGCGTCGTGTCCATAAAGATTGTGTTGCCAAGTATAAGGGTTCCGCGCCTTGGTCCTATTGCCCGTGTTTGGAGTCTGTTTGTTTGGATTGTTGGCTTCCAAGTTCGATGCCCAATCCTGGTTCGAGGAGTACTAGTGGCGGGAATGGGAATTTTCAGGAGAAAATTGGGAGTGGTAGGGTTTTGGGTGTGAGTCGTAATAGGATTTTGGATAAGGTTTCGAGGACGGAGAGTTTGGAGGATGTAGTGAAGGATGTAAATTGCGAGGTGGAGAAAAAGTTCGTGGTAGCAGCTAGGGCCAAGGAGAAGGCTTTAAGGAAGGTGGTGTTAGCTAAGAGTGCCGTAGAGTTGGCTACTGGTACTTTGGATTCGGTTGTAAGGAAGGATGAAAACACTAGGAAGGCAGGTTCTGAGGGCCCTTTCATGGATGATGCGGAATTGGCTTTTCGGTTGCATCGAGCTATGAATAGTTCACCCAGGATTTCAAAAAACTTCTGCTCAGTGAATTCTGTTTCTTCAGCTGTCCCAAAGGCTGTGAAATGTGACATTGATTCCTTGGGTTCCTTGGGTAGAGAGGGTAGTGTTTGTGGGAATATTGATCCTAATATAACTGTTTCTGAAACTTCAGTTCATTGTAGAACTTCTGTTAAGTTGAATGTGTTAATTGAAGAGAGCAAAGAATGCCGTGGAAATAACATTACAAGAATGGGGGCGATTGAGATAGGACTGAATGGGGGTGTTGATGCCAAGCCTGATCCTGAAGATTATAAGTTGGAGTTACCATTGAAGGAGGGAGAGGGAAGTTGTTCTAATAGGTTGGTTAACTCAGGTGCAGACAACAGTAGTATGGACTGGGAGTCTCAGTCTTGTCAGAAACAAGATCTGTTGAGACTTGGTTTGCATGCAAGTGACTATGGAACTCAATGTGGATCCAACTGTGGCAGGGATGCTATGCTGCAGGATAAAGGATGTAGTAAAAAACCTGATCGCTATGTAAGAAAGTATAGCAAGAGGCATGCAAGCTTGAAAGCAGTTCTGAATTCTGTAACCAAAGTCCATTGTGAAGGTTACCTTGAGAGCCAGGCTTCGGCTCCTGGACTGCCTTTGAATTGTTCAAAGGCATCAGAAACATTCTCTGATGCTTCTTTTCAGTCTTGTGCTGTACCTGTGCAAGCATCTGCATCTGCATCTGCATCTGCAAGGGGTTCATCCTGA